One window of Caloenas nicobarica isolate bCalNic1 chromosome 7, bCalNic1.hap1, whole genome shotgun sequence genomic DNA carries:
- the PDCD4 gene encoding programmed cell death protein 4 produces the protein MEIEKEHIYITPTELENLSDAPFSGDEENGGSEERKTEINGNWIPATSITEAKINAKAKRRLRKNSSRDSGRGDSVSDNGETLKIGAVPTSPKGKLLDRRSRSGKGRGLPKKGGAGGKGVWGTPGQVYDVEEVDIKDPNYDDDQENCVYETVVLPLDERAFEKTLTPIIQEYFEHGDTNEVSEMLKDLNLGEMKYSVPVLAVSLALEGKASHREMTSKLISDLCGTVVSKTDVEKSFDRLLKELPELVLDSPRAPQLVGQFIARAVGDGILSSTYIDGYKGTVDCVQARAALDRATVLLSMTKGGKRIDNVWGSGGGQQSVKHLVKEIDMLLKEYLLSGDVLEAERCLQELEVPHFHHELVYEAVVMVLESTGEKTFKMMLDLLKSLWRSSVITMDQMKRGYERVYCEIPDINLDVPHSYSVLERFVEECFQAGIISKPLRDLCPSRGRKRFVSEGDGGRLKLESY, from the exons ATGGAAATAGAAAAGGAGCACATCTATATCACCCCAACAG agcttgaGAATCTAAGTGATGCTCCATTTTCCGGTGATGAAGAAAATGGTGGGTCTGAGGAACGAAagactgaaatcaatggaaattGGATTCCTGCAACTTCAATTACTGAAGCCAAAATAAATGCTAAAGCAAAGAGACGGTTGAGGAAAAATTCTTCTAGAGATTCTGGGAGAGGAGACTCTGTTAGTGACAATGGAGAGACACTGAAAATTGGAGCTGTACCAACAAGCCCAAAGGGGAAACTCCTGGACAGGCGATCCCGGTCCGGAAAGGGAAGGGGTCTGCCAAAGAAAG GTGGAGCAGGTGGTAAAGGAGTTTGGGGAACACCAGGTCAAGTGTATGATGTGGAAGAAGTAGATATTAAAGACCCTAATTATGATGATGACCAG GAGAACTGTGTCTATGAAACAGTAGTTTTGCCTCTGGATGAAAGAGCATTTGAAAAAACTTTAACACCAATCATACAGGAGTATTTTGAACATGGAGATACTAACGAAGTTTCG GAGATGCTGAAGGATTTAAACCTTGGTGAAATGAAATACAGTGTGCCAGTGCTGGCTGTTTCCTTGGCATTAGAGGGAAAGGCTAGTCACAGGGAAATGACATCGAAGCTTATCTCTGACCTTTGCGGGACAGTAGTAAGCAAAACTGATGTGGAAAAGTCCTTCGATAGACTGCTTAAAGAGCTACCTGAGTTGGTGTTGGATTCTCCCAGGGCACCACAG tTGGTGGGCCAATTTATTGCTAGAGCTGTTGGAGATGGGATTTTAAGCAGTACCTACATAGATGGCTACAAAGGCACTGTGGATTGCGTCCAAGCTCg AGCTGCACTGGACCGAGCTACTGTGTTGCTGAGCATGACAAAGGGTGGAAAGCGTATAGACAACGTGTGGGGGTCAGGAGGTGGCCAGCAGTCTGTGAAACACCTTGTCAAAGAG ATCGATATGTTGCTGAAAGAGTATTTGCTTTCCGGAGATGTACTGGAAGCTGAACGCTGCCTTCAGGAACTGGAAGTACCCCATTTTCATCATGAACTTGTATATGAA GCTGTTGTGATGGTTTTGGAGTCAACTggagaaaagacctttaaaatgaTGCTGGATTTGTTGAAATCTCTCTGGAGGTCTTCTGTCATTACTATGGACCAAATGAAAAGA GGCTATGAACGAGTTTACTGTGAAATCCCAGATATTAACCTGGATGTGCCACACTCCTATTCTGTGCTTGAGCGGTTTGTAGAGGAATGCTTTCAGGCTGGAATAATCTCCAAACCACTCAGAGACCTCTGTCCTTCAAG GGGCAGAAAGCGCTTTGTGAGTGAAGGAGATGGAGGTCGTCTTAAACTAGAAAGCTACTGA
- the BBIP1 gene encoding BBSome-interacting protein 1, which yields MQEGKDAFREVLPKQGQLSVEDAASMVLCKPKVLPLKSVTLEKLEKLQRAALEAARPPEGTPPPRP from the exons ATGCAGGAGGGGAAGGACGCGTTCCGGGAGGTGCTGCCCAAACAAG GGCAGCTGTCGGTGGAGGACGCGGCCTCCATGGTGCTGTGCAAGCCCAAGGTGCTGCCGCTCAAGTCGGTGAcgctggagaagctggagaagctgcagcgGGCGGCGCTGGAGGCGGCGCGGCCGCCCGAGGGGACACCGCCGCCCCGGCCCTAG